One window of Ignavibacteriales bacterium genomic DNA carries:
- a CDS encoding T9SS type A sorting domain-containing protein produces SICGTDERVPSYNNAIGRIVRGNSVVGTAWATKNNKFVTAGHCFKNGPDNLTLEFNVPFSNTDKIIVHPSNPADIYTINATSIQKQDTGDMSGNPIAGKDWAVFTVYPNSGTGKYPIEQYGTYLNIDRKYNPTTIRITGYGVDDGSSAYIQQTASANFYQYSATENAISYYTDTESGNSGSPIIDEATGYAIGVHTMPVCPNSGTSLSNNAFYDAIGLVEISIDQYYANGSRMTGSTLGHWENQSFVSYPIQTTKFDCYKNFIETFKASQSLLNLTEKFNNWGSDNKIINHGSFSIDGTYGTVASYFGNVTSGDLTINSYLPECNQYNGNVEFKDPWIYDYADANYGNNFRNRGNDGIFYSYSTPLVLNINTTTSSGIHYNGIFLNQDPYSNKIPYSIKSSSQDIYLSQTGKTHKFYLSSWSVNNSALADIKQPYNLETPIVFKGSGAIVTANLKGTNLTNNQNAFSNPSQRKFVNLDGTLYKVYESMNRIWLEKSVDDGANWTIVNNAPVDEGPEAKSPSIDFVLGSTPAILVTYQLKTGTTYSIKVKKLDVSGNILFNDVVYASANSYSSNNATPVVCGSWGALNKIVVVWKEGTAGLYYRAGNYTSWTSAATIVTGTDNSSLNPAISVCKQALDAGATVFHLVWQQNVTGGSKIKYEQLIYYSGIQCSYLSEASSGSAYLKNSYPSIIVLPDGTPRLTWVGEDTEMGISHTLLRARQSDNTWFSTIYEFGSSVNNSVINLNIPAAGYVIGWTESNGSYNKYIRNTSFSNIRNFGITGKNLQVCNSDTWSSWTSMFGITLSTTSSPYSFNKSNSVESLGKESTKDFISSSRKAVVYNDSTAIYFALGDINVDGQAVDFKEMKETTAFNSWNEFTGYLTSQPFTLNDKSELSFSTMFGSSDSVKAVTLLGNEKSTDFEVELIDNNDGKVLGSFNKLSFNKNNLLKNKISSYKIIASGIGDRIVRLRLVLDNSVKGNYLIAQHYTVNNTLPKESDQEITYEGNLVVNDYGLSQNYPNPFNPSTVINYQTPKAGRVTLKIYDVLGKEVATLVDERKDVGKYSVEFNASSRLAGLTSGIYLYELRSNDYTSSKKMILVK; encoded by the coding sequence AATTCCGGAACTGGAAAATATCCAATTGAACAATACGGTACATATTTAAATATTGACAGAAAATATAACCCAACTACTATTAGGATTACTGGTTATGGTGTAGATGATGGTTCTTCTGCTTACATACAGCAAACAGCTTCAGCTAATTTTTATCAATATTCGGCGACAGAGAATGCAATATCTTATTATACTGATACAGAAAGTGGAAATTCAGGAAGTCCAATAATTGACGAAGCAACTGGTTATGCAATAGGTGTTCATACTATGCCAGTTTGTCCAAATTCAGGGACTAGTTTATCTAATAATGCTTTTTATGATGCAATAGGATTAGTCGAGATATCTATAGATCAATATTATGCAAATGGTTCCAGAATGACCGGTTCAACATTGGGCCATTGGGAGAACCAAAGTTTTGTATCATACCCAATACAAACAACAAAATTTGATTGTTATAAAAATTTTATTGAAACTTTCAAAGCATCTCAATCATTACTTAATTTAACAGAGAAATTTAATAATTGGGGCAGTGACAATAAAATAATTAATCATGGTTCTTTTTCCATTGATGGAACTTACGGCACTGTTGCATCATATTTTGGCAATGTAACATCAGGAGATTTAACAATTAATTCTTATTTGCCTGAGTGCAACCAATATAATGGAAATGTTGAATTTAAAGACCCGTGGATTTATGATTACGCAGATGCAAACTATGGGAATAATTTTCGTAACAGAGGCAATGATGGAATATTCTATTCCTATAGCACTCCATTAGTTTTGAACATTAATACTACTACAAGTAGCGGGATACACTATAATGGTATTTTTTTAAATCAAGATCCCTATTCCAACAAGATTCCTTATAGTATCAAATCTTCATCACAGGATATATATCTTTCGCAAACAGGTAAAACACACAAATTCTATCTTAGTTCTTGGAGTGTTAATAATTCTGCTTTAGCAGATATTAAGCAACCTTACAATTTGGAAACACCCATAGTATTTAAAGGTAGTGGTGCAATTGTAACTGCAAACTTAAAAGGCACTAATCTTACAAACAATCAAAACGCTTTCTCTAATCCCAGCCAACGGAAGTTTGTTAATTTAGATGGAACTCTTTATAAAGTTTATGAAAGTATGAACAGGATATGGCTTGAAAAAAGCGTAGATGATGGCGCAAACTGGACAATTGTAAATAATGCTCCTGTTGATGAAGGACCAGAAGCAAAAAGTCCCTCAATTGATTTTGTATTAGGTAGTACACCTGCCATACTTGTAACTTATCAACTAAAGACCGGCACTACCTATAGTATTAAGGTAAAGAAATTGGATGTTAGTGGAAATATCCTGTTCAATGATGTTGTGTATGCATCGGCAAATTCCTACTCAAGTAATAATGCAACACCGGTAGTATGTGGAAGCTGGGGTGCATTAAATAAAATTGTTGTTGTTTGGAAAGAAGGTACTGCCGGGCTTTATTACCGTGCGGGCAATTATACCTCCTGGACTTCCGCTGCTACAATTGTAACGGGAACTGATAATTCCAGTTTAAACCCTGCGATAAGTGTATGTAAGCAAGCCTTAGATGCCGGAGCAACTGTATTTCATTTAGTCTGGCAACAAAATGTAACAGGAGGTTCAAAAATTAAATATGAACAACTTATTTATTATTCAGGTATCCAATGTTCCTATCTCTCAGAAGCTTCGTCGGGAAGCGCATATCTGAAAAACTCATATCCTTCAATAATTGTATTGCCGGATGGTACACCAAGATTAACTTGGGTTGGCGAAGACACCGAAATGGGCATTTCCCATACCCTGCTGCGTGCAAGACAAAGCGACAATACTTGGTTCTCAACCATTTATGAATTCGGCAGTTCAGTAAATAATTCAGTTATTAATTTAAATATACCTGCCGCAGGTTATGTAATTGGCTGGACTGAAAGTAACGGCAGTTATAACAAATATATCCGCAACACTTCATTTTCTAACATTAGAAACTTTGGTATAACAGGCAAAAACCTACAAGTGTGCAACAGCGATACCTGGAGCAGTTGGACCAGTATGTTTGGAATAACATTATCAACTACATCATCTCCGTATAGTTTTAATAAATCAAATTCTGTAGAAAGCCTTGGTAAAGAAAGCACAAAAGATTTTATCTCTTCAAGCAGGAAAGCGGTTGTTTATAATGACAGTACTGCAATTTACTTTGCGCTTGGTGATATAAACGTAGATGGACAGGCGGTTGATTTTAAGGAGATGAAAGAAACTACAGCTTTTAATAGTTGGAATGAGTTCACCGGATATTTAACCAGCCAGCCATTCACATTAAATGATAAATCGGAGTTAAGCTTTAGCACTATGTTTGGCTCATCAGATTCTGTTAAGGCGGTAACCCTGCTTGGCAATGAAAAGAGTACGGATTTTGAAGTTGAGTTGATAGATAATAATGACGGAAAAGTACTTGGCTCGTTTAATAAACTTTCCTTCAATAAAAACAATCTTCTGAAGAATAAAATCTCTTCATATAAGATAATAGCATCGGGCATTGGTGATAGGATAGTAAGGTTAAGATTAGTGCTGGATAATTCTGTTAAAGGTAATTATCTGATAGCACAGCATTACACGGTGAATAACACATTACCGAAAGAAAGCGATCAGGAAATTACATACGAAGGGAACTTAGTTGTAAATGACTACGGATTATCCCAGAACTATCCCAATCCATTCAATCCTTCAACTGTAATTAATTACCAGACGCCCAAAGCAGGCAGAGTAACCTTAAAGATTTATGATGTGTTAGGCAAAGAAGTAGCAACACTTGTTGATGAAAGGAAAGATGTGGGAAAATACTCGGTTGAGTTCAACGCAAGCTCCCGCTTAGCGGGACTTACAAGCGGAATTTATTTGTATGAACTGCGTTCAAACGATTACACCTCATCAAAAAAGATGATCCTTGTAAAATAA
- a CDS encoding T9SS type A sorting domain-containing protein, translating into MNAKKLTVLIIFITTIVYAQQTENYFPHAIGNAWQYKYDNGRIFKDVIVKDSLLADSSKLLLVLNPLLNKNTNNDILWSYQVSKNQDSVIKWPNSIDILLYKFPMKPGDKWMLWDTLRQAGYMGHCWGEFTASVFGVITKGYYIDYFSKNDLQDTSTQFYTWAWREDIADGFGKIWWGNEVEYYQLMGCIINGVKYGTITDVEEKPDLLKPENFCLFQNYPNPFNPSTTIRYSISTLEKVKLLIYSLIGEELKILVDQYQNIGTYETNFNAANLPSGIYFCRLTAGKYSAYNKMILIK; encoded by the coding sequence ATGAACGCAAAGAAATTAACTGTATTAATAATATTTATAACAACAATTGTTTATGCACAACAAACTGAAAATTACTTTCCGCATGCAATTGGAAATGCCTGGCAGTATAAATATGATAATGGAAGAATTTTTAAAGATGTAATTGTTAAAGATTCTTTATTAGCTGATAGCAGTAAGTTGCTATTAGTTTTAAATCCTTTATTAAATAAGAATACTAATAATGATATTTTGTGGAGTTATCAGGTGAGTAAAAACCAGGATAGTGTTATAAAATGGCCTAATTCTATCGACATATTACTTTACAAATTTCCAATGAAACCAGGGGACAAATGGATGCTTTGGGATACTCTCAGGCAAGCCGGGTATATGGGACATTGTTGGGGTGAATTTACTGCAAGTGTATTCGGTGTGATTACTAAGGGATATTACATCGATTATTTTTCAAAGAATGATCTGCAGGATACGTCAACTCAATTTTATACCTGGGCATGGCGTGAAGATATTGCAGATGGTTTTGGAAAGATATGGTGGGGAAATGAAGTTGAGTATTACCAGCTAATGGGCTGTATAATAAATGGTGTTAAATATGGAACAATTACCGATGTTGAAGAAAAGCCTGATTTATTAAAACCGGAGAATTTTTGTTTATTTCAAAACTATCCTAATCCTTTTAATCCATCGACTACAATTAGATATTCTATTTCAACACTGGAAAAAGTAAAGCTATTAATTTATTCTCTTATAGGTGAAGAGCTTAAGATTCTGGTAGATCAATACCAGAATATTGGAACTTATGAAACCAACTTTAATGCAGCTAATTTACCAAGCGGAATATACTTTTGTCGATTAACAGCAGGAAAATATTCTGCTTATAATAAAATGATACTTATAAAATAA